In Helicobacter pylori, a single genomic region encodes these proteins:
- a CDS encoding ABC transporter permease has protein sequence MISQMLIQATLETLYMVFVASFLAVVFGLPLGVLLLVSKKGHLLNKPLLHKILDTSINMTRSFPFIILIILLLPLSRFLIGTSIGSSASIIPLAISAIPFVAKLFENSLMEVEHGKIETTLSLGASHLEVIKMMLLESLPSLVNNITITLISLIGYSAMAGALGAGGLGDLAIRIGYQSYRGDVLFYAVVVIIVLVQIIQSVGDYVVKRLRKHKY, from the coding sequence ATGATTTCTCAAATGCTCATTCAAGCCACGCTAGAAACGCTCTATATGGTGTTTGTAGCGAGCTTTTTGGCGGTTGTTTTTGGCTTGCCTTTGGGGGTTTTATTGTTAGTGAGTAAAAAAGGGCATTTGTTAAACAAACCCCTTTTGCATAAAATTTTAGACACTTCCATCAACATGACTCGCTCTTTCCCTTTTATCATTCTCATTATCTTGCTCTTGCCTTTATCGCGCTTTTTGATTGGCACAAGCATTGGCTCTAGCGCGAGCATTATCCCATTAGCCATTTCAGCCATTCCTTTTGTCGCAAAGCTTTTTGAAAATTCTCTAATGGAAGTAGAGCATGGCAAGATTGAAACCACTTTAAGCTTAGGAGCGTCTCATTTGGAAGTCATTAAAATGATGCTTTTAGAGAGCTTGCCCTCTTTAGTGAACAATATCACCATCACCTTAATTTCTTTAATAGGCTATTCGGCTATGGCAGGAGCGTTAGGGGCCGGGGGCTTGGGGGATTTAGCCATTAGGATTGGCTATCAAAGTTATAGGGGCGATGTGCTTTTTTATGCGGTGGTTGTGATTATTGTTTTAGTGCAAATCATTCAAAGCGTGGGGGATTATGTGGTGAAACGCCTAAGAAAGCATAAGTATTAG